A stretch of Imperialibacter roseus DNA encodes these proteins:
- a CDS encoding DEAD/DEAH box helicase — protein sequence MEKKPDENKIATSSKPFEDFKGESRPGGVALDKYLSAEQSGTWETGGSKTIVVLGSHRYYNLFSAQLLRGGLTQSRELKNPLTVLNPLDSMWQSQNPEVLRFYAAIARFQAFYEPTLTDLEAIRAIVNNPLHYSFYQHDASVSEKVSARSVSKITLREADVRVLVRISMENDVYHVRPEVFVEGAFTPTSRLAVRFDRFVTIDQQWLMAENADALKVLSYFRKYEDGLHLPHAAFIRFQKDVLSQMENHVEVIHEYMETARAVVDEKSQASRLIYLSDFGDYIVIDPVVRYGKTEIPVLTTKQIYVEDVEGNPVILERDTAMEEAFVSRLIRQHPLFKEQVDNPLLYFYLHKTRFVQDGWFLKAYEEWKAEGLEVLGFSQLKGIDVNPEPVNISIQVSSGLNWFNARIEAKFGRKKASLKQIHKAVKNQNRYVTLDDGTLGVLPEEWLQKFESYFAAGTIVDDVVQVPKINFESVNQLFERFMLNEETQQEVSGYRQKLSSIGKITPAKPSTALKATLRPYQLQGLTWLNVLDEFNFGGCLADDMGLGKTIQIIAFILALKEKHGSSTHILVAPTSVIHNWHNEIERFAPTLKAVSFHGPHRLRIIPKFKEHDLVITTYHTLVNDITYLRKYQFHYAFLDESHNIKNLASQRNKAARMLKSKNRVILTGTPLENHSFDLYAQLSFACPGLLGSRTYFRNTYAMAIDKFQHKHSMLDLQQRISPFILRRTKKEVATELPEKTEMVLYCDMEAEQRKTYDAREKELRDLIESTNNEQLLKKPMYALKGITQLRQICNSPLLLGEEKEYGDSSAKIDTLMEQLRNITGDHKVLVFSQFVSMLNLIEKELTKEHIGYTMLTGSTTNREEVVSQFQNDVHTRVFLISLKAGGTGLNLTEADYVFLVDPWWNPAVEDQAIDRSYRIGQDKRVIAIRLICRNTVEEKIQQLQQNKAKLAGDLVKEGNGFLQSMTKGDWLGLLQNPSP from the coding sequence ATGGAAAAAAAGCCAGACGAAAATAAGATTGCAACAAGCAGCAAACCCTTTGAAGATTTCAAGGGGGAAAGCAGGCCCGGCGGGGTTGCTCTCGACAAGTACCTGTCGGCGGAGCAGTCGGGCACCTGGGAAACTGGCGGCTCTAAAACTATCGTCGTGCTGGGTTCTCACAGGTACTACAACCTGTTCAGTGCGCAGCTGCTGCGTGGCGGCCTTACTCAAAGCAGAGAGCTGAAAAATCCGCTCACTGTGCTCAATCCACTTGACAGCATGTGGCAATCGCAAAATCCGGAGGTGCTCAGGTTTTATGCAGCCATTGCCCGCTTTCAGGCATTTTATGAGCCCACCCTCACGGACCTGGAGGCCATCAGGGCCATCGTCAACAATCCGCTGCACTACTCCTTTTATCAGCACGATGCTTCTGTTTCTGAAAAGGTAAGTGCCAGGTCGGTCTCCAAAATCACTCTGAGAGAAGCCGATGTCCGGGTGCTGGTCAGGATTTCGATGGAAAATGATGTCTATCATGTAAGACCCGAGGTGTTTGTCGAAGGAGCTTTCACTCCCACAAGCAGGCTGGCCGTCAGGTTCGACAGGTTCGTCACAATTGATCAGCAATGGTTGATGGCGGAAAATGCCGATGCCTTAAAAGTGCTGTCGTACTTCAGGAAATACGAAGACGGTCTGCACCTGCCTCATGCAGCGTTTATTCGCTTTCAAAAGGACGTGCTGTCGCAAATGGAAAACCATGTAGAAGTAATACATGAGTACATGGAAACGGCCAGGGCGGTGGTAGATGAAAAAAGTCAGGCAAGCCGCCTGATCTACCTTTCCGACTTCGGCGACTATATCGTGATTGATCCGGTAGTGAGGTACGGAAAAACCGAGATCCCTGTGCTGACGACTAAGCAAATCTACGTTGAGGACGTGGAGGGAAACCCCGTGATACTGGAGAGGGACACCGCCATGGAGGAAGCCTTTGTTTCCCGCCTCATCCGGCAGCATCCGCTTTTCAAGGAGCAGGTCGACAATCCACTGCTTTACTTTTACCTGCACAAAACCAGGTTTGTACAAGACGGCTGGTTTCTGAAGGCCTACGAAGAATGGAAGGCGGAAGGGCTGGAAGTGCTTGGTTTCAGCCAGCTAAAAGGGATCGACGTAAACCCCGAACCAGTTAACATTTCAATTCAGGTCAGCAGCGGACTCAATTGGTTCAATGCCCGGATAGAGGCAAAGTTTGGCAGAAAGAAAGCTTCGCTCAAACAAATCCACAAGGCTGTAAAGAACCAGAACCGATACGTAACGCTGGACGACGGGACGCTGGGGGTGCTGCCTGAAGAGTGGTTGCAAAAGTTCGAAAGCTACTTTGCGGCAGGCACCATTGTCGACGACGTGGTGCAGGTGCCAAAAATCAATTTCGAATCTGTCAATCAGCTTTTTGAACGATTTATGCTGAACGAAGAAACCCAGCAGGAAGTAAGCGGCTACCGGCAGAAGCTCTCAAGCATTGGCAAGATTACGCCGGCAAAGCCTTCAACTGCTCTCAAAGCCACATTAAGACCCTATCAGCTTCAAGGTTTGACGTGGCTCAATGTCCTCGATGAATTCAACTTCGGCGGTTGCCTGGCCGACGACATGGGGCTGGGAAAAACCATCCAGATCATTGCCTTTATCCTGGCTTTGAAAGAAAAGCATGGCTCCTCCACCCACATTTTGGTGGCGCCCACTTCGGTGATCCACAACTGGCACAATGAAATCGAGCGCTTTGCCCCCACCCTGAAAGCCGTCTCGTTCCATGGCCCTCACAGGCTTCGGATAATTCCCAAATTCAAAGAGCATGACCTCGTCATCACCACTTACCATACGCTCGTCAATGACATTACCTACCTGAGAAAGTACCAGTTTCACTACGCCTTTCTCGACGAGTCGCACAACATTAAGAACCTGGCTTCGCAGCGCAATAAGGCCGCCCGCATGCTGAAGTCTAAAAACAGGGTCATTCTTACAGGCACCCCACTGGAAAATCACAGCTTCGATTTGTACGCCCAATTATCGTTTGCCTGCCCCGGCCTGCTTGGCTCCCGCACCTACTTTCGCAACACCTATGCCATGGCCATCGACAAGTTCCAGCACAAGCATAGCATGCTGGACTTGCAGCAGCGCATCAGTCCTTTCATACTCCGCCGGACTAAGAAAGAAGTGGCAACAGAGCTACCTGAAAAAACAGAAATGGTACTCTACTGCGACATGGAAGCCGAGCAACGAAAAACCTACGATGCCCGTGAGAAAGAACTTCGGGATCTGATTGAATCAACCAACAACGAACAACTGCTAAAGAAACCCATGTATGCCCTCAAGGGCATCACCCAGCTTCGTCAGATTTGCAACTCGCCCCTGCTGCTTGGGGAGGAAAAAGAGTATGGAGACAGCTCAGCGAAAATTGACACACTGATGGAACAGCTTCGCAATATCACAGGCGATCATAAGGTGCTGGTGTTCTCGCAGTTCGTTTCGATGCTGAACCTGATCGAGAAAGAGCTTACCAAAGAGCACATTGGCTACACCATGCTTACCGGCAGCACGACCAACCGGGAGGAAGTGGTCAGCCAGTTTCAGAACGACGTACATACAAGGGTGTTTCTGATCAGCCTGAAAGCGGGGGGCACCGGCCTCAACCTCACCGAAGCCGACTATGTGTTCCTGGTCGACCCATGGTGGAATCCGGCAGTAGAAGACCAGGCGATTGACCGCAGCTACCGCATTGGGCAAGACAAACGGGTCATTGCGATTCGCCTCATCTGTCGGAACACGGTAGAAGAGAAAATTCAACAGTTGCAGCAAAACAAAGCAAAGTTGGCAGGTGATCTGGTGAAGGAAGGCAATGGTTTCCTTCAGTCGATGACGAAGGGAGACTGGCTTGGCTTACTGCAAAACCCCAGCCCTTAA
- a CDS encoding zinc-dependent peptidase codes for MEYVAALIFALAIVFIVVQVFKNVYEIFAATFDFFLGDKFHWFFIRKPLDEKYLKIIKEKFPYHQALPDEKKALFEKKVQYFIKSKEFMPGHDIDQVTDEMIALISATAVQITFGYPRVYLVHFDRIYVFADVYQSNATGHLHQGEVHTSGYIALSWKSFVFGLMDEKDGRNLGLHEMAHALRVEDSIRNKEYNFLDYDSLVQFTKEGRREIERMKTGDLTFFRKYGASSDQEFFAVAVENFFERPAELHEHNPTLYRLLSSMLRQDPMAWNRRYR; via the coding sequence ATGGAGTACGTAGCAGCCCTCATATTTGCTCTTGCAATAGTATTCATAGTCGTGCAGGTTTTTAAAAACGTCTACGAAATTTTTGCTGCTACTTTCGATTTTTTTCTGGGAGATAAGTTCCATTGGTTTTTTATCAGGAAGCCTCTTGATGAAAAATATCTAAAAATTATTAAAGAAAAGTTTCCTTACCACCAGGCCCTGCCGGATGAGAAAAAAGCGTTGTTTGAGAAAAAAGTTCAATATTTTATCAAGTCGAAAGAGTTTATGCCCGGCCACGATATCGACCAGGTTACCGATGAGATGATAGCTTTGATAAGTGCCACAGCTGTCCAAATTACGTTCGGCTACCCCAGGGTTTATCTGGTACATTTTGACAGAATATATGTTTTTGCGGATGTTTATCAATCTAACGCTACAGGGCATTTACATCAAGGAGAGGTTCATACTAGCGGTTATATCGCACTTTCCTGGAAAAGCTTCGTTTTCGGGCTCATGGATGAAAAGGATGGCAGAAACCTGGGACTGCACGAAATGGCTCATGCGCTAAGAGTGGAGGATTCAATAAGAAACAAGGAGTATAATTTCCTGGACTACGATTCTTTAGTGCAGTTTACTAAGGAGGGGAGGAGAGAAATTGAAAGAATGAAAACCGGAGATTTAACTTTTTTCAGGAAATATGGTGCCTCAAGTGACCAGGAGTTTTTTGCGGTTGCTGTTGAAAATTTCTTTGAACGTCCCGCCGAGCTTCATGAGCACAATCCGACTTTATACCGTCTGTTGTCCAGCATGCTGAGGCAGGATCCGATGGCCTGGAATCGGCGCTATCGATGA
- a CDS encoding transketolase has translation MAEKKSVAELKAIASQVRRDIVRMVHSCQSGHPGGSLGCTDFFVALYFHEMNHDPKFNMDAKGEDLFFLSNGHISPVFYSVLAHSGYFPVKELATFRKINSRLQGHPATHEHLPGIRIASGSLGQGLSVAIGAAEAKRLNKDDSYVYVLMGDGEQQEGQVWEAAMYAPNHKLDHLIATIDWNGQQIDGPTAKINDLRDLRAKYEAFGWEVIESNGNDMAGILAALQKAKSLAGKGKPIMNLMKTEMGAGVDFMMGSHKWHGVAPNDEQLAEALGQLEETLGDY, from the coding sequence ATGGCAGAGAAGAAATCAGTTGCAGAGTTGAAAGCTATAGCGTCGCAGGTGCGTCGTGACATTGTTCGTATGGTACACTCATGTCAGTCAGGCCACCCTGGTGGTTCTCTTGGCTGCACCGATTTCTTTGTAGCACTCTACTTCCATGAGATGAACCACGATCCGAAATTCAACATGGATGCGAAAGGCGAAGACTTGTTTTTCCTTTCAAATGGTCATATTTCCCCTGTTTTCTACAGCGTACTTGCCCACAGCGGTTATTTTCCTGTGAAGGAACTGGCTACTTTCCGTAAGATCAACTCTCGTCTTCAAGGGCACCCTGCCACACACGAGCACCTGCCAGGTATCAGAATTGCTTCCGGCTCACTGGGTCAGGGACTTTCTGTAGCAATTGGTGCGGCTGAGGCAAAGAGGCTCAATAAGGACGACAGCTATGTATATGTGCTAATGGGTGATGGCGAGCAACAGGAAGGCCAGGTATGGGAAGCAGCCATGTATGCCCCCAACCACAAGCTGGATCACCTGATCGCTACTATCGACTGGAATGGCCAGCAGATCGACGGCCCCACTGCCAAAATTAACGACCTCCGTGACCTTCGTGCTAAATATGAGGCGTTTGGATGGGAAGTAATAGAGTCGAACGGCAACGACATGGCAGGCATTTTAGCTGCTCTTCAGAAAGCAAAAAGCCTGGCTGGCAAAGGAAAGCCGATCATGAACCTGATGAAAACCGAAATGGGTGCTGGTGTTGACTTTATGATGGGCAGCCACAAATGGCATGGTGTTGCTCCCAACGACGAACAACTGGCAGAGGCTTTGGGCCAGCTCGAAGAGACCTTAGGGGATTATTAA
- a CDS encoding vWA domain-containing protein: protein MKNLLRKATVIAGLLSLFSFPVFAQVYKQKPPEKTRILFLLDASGSMLAKLGNVRRIDVATKLLSDLVDSLSVNPNVELALRVYGHQYARAYNNCTDTKLEVGFSAKNHRDIRAKLYQLTPQGNTPIAYSLEQTANDFPKVDGYRNVVIIITDGIESCEGDPCAVSKALQSKNIFLKPFVIGLGLGLEYEKNFECLGKYFDATDVPRFKKSLNEVLRQTLMETTASVELLNENNAPIVTDVNVSFINTVTRQSVYDFVHYRDKLGRPDSVILDAVLTYDVVANTVPPVVKKNVALIGGIHNIIDIRTPQGNLAFQMPGASEYSNPVQASVRLPGQTQSLNIQKLTEPFLYLAGTYDIEVQTFPRTFIRGYTIKPSQDNSITLPGPGVLNLTMGVRGIGSLYKINPDGSQEWVCNFPGNITSFVSAIQPGEYKFVFRAQSANGSKFTEIKKFSIRTGSTETIKLYGR, encoded by the coding sequence TTGAAAAACTTACTCAGGAAAGCTACCGTTATTGCGGGACTGCTCAGTCTTTTCAGCTTTCCTGTGTTTGCTCAGGTGTACAAGCAAAAGCCGCCGGAAAAAACACGCATCCTGTTTTTGCTTGACGCATCCGGCAGCATGCTGGCCAAGCTGGGAAATGTGCGGCGAATTGATGTGGCTACAAAACTCCTGTCAGACCTTGTCGACTCGTTGAGTGTCAACCCCAATGTGGAGCTGGCGCTGAGGGTCTACGGTCACCAGTATGCCAGGGCTTACAACAACTGCACAGATACCAAACTTGAAGTGGGCTTTTCAGCAAAGAACCACCGGGACATACGGGCTAAGCTCTATCAGCTCACGCCGCAGGGCAACACACCCATTGCCTATTCGCTGGAGCAAACTGCCAACGACTTTCCGAAAGTAGACGGCTATAGAAATGTGGTCATCATTATCACTGATGGAATCGAAAGCTGCGAGGGCGATCCCTGTGCGGTTTCCAAAGCGCTACAGTCGAAGAATATCTTCCTGAAGCCCTTCGTTATTGGCTTAGGCCTGGGGTTGGAATATGAGAAAAACTTCGAATGCCTGGGTAAGTACTTCGACGCTACCGACGTACCCAGGTTCAAAAAGTCGCTCAACGAAGTGCTAAGGCAAACCCTGATGGAGACCACGGCCAGTGTGGAGCTACTCAATGAAAACAATGCCCCAATTGTCACGGACGTGAACGTCAGTTTTATCAATACAGTCACACGGCAGTCAGTTTACGACTTTGTGCACTACCGGGATAAACTGGGCCGCCCCGACTCTGTAATCCTCGATGCGGTGCTCACTTATGACGTGGTGGCCAATACAGTGCCCCCTGTGGTGAAAAAAAACGTGGCGCTTATAGGTGGCATCCACAATATCATCGACATCCGTACCCCGCAGGGCAATTTAGCTTTTCAAATGCCAGGCGCCTCAGAGTACAGTAATCCGGTGCAGGCATCGGTACGCCTGCCGGGTCAAACACAAAGTCTCAACATCCAAAAGCTGACTGAGCCCTTTCTTTACCTGGCTGGCACCTACGACATCGAAGTGCAAACCTTCCCCCGCACTTTTATAAGGGGCTACACTATAAAGCCTTCTCAGGACAATTCCATTACCCTTCCCGGGCCGGGAGTTCTCAATCTGACTATGGGCGTGCGGGGCATTGGGAGCCTCTATAAAATCAACCCCGATGGGTCGCAGGAGTGGGTTTGTAACTTTCCCGGAAATATCACTTCATTTGTTAGCGCTATTCAGCCCGGAGAGTATAAATTTGTGTTTCGTGCACAAAGCGCCAACGGCAGTAAGTTTACAGAAATAAAGAAATTCAGCATAAGAACTGGTTCCACAGAAACCATCAAACTATACGGTAGATGA
- a CDS encoding transketolase family protein produces MTKFEILGKNDTRSGFGVGLLEAGQQNPNVVALCADLIGSLKMDAFIKEFPERFFQVGIAEANMMGIAAGLTIGGKIPFTGTFANFSTGRVYDQIRQSIAYSGKNVKICASHAGVTLGEDGATHQILEDIGMMKMLPGMTVINPCDYNQTRQATVAIAKYEGPVYLRFGRPKVPIFIKEDMPFVIGKALKLVEGSDVSIFATGHLVWEAVLAEEILREKGISAEIINIHTIKPLDEKAILDSVAKTGCAVSAEEHQMNGGLGDSIAQTLATHNPLPQEYVAVKDSFGESGVPEQLMEKYGLNAAHIVEAALKAIDRKRKK; encoded by the coding sequence ATGACGAAATTTGAAATACTCGGAAAAAACGACACCCGCTCCGGCTTTGGAGTAGGCCTGCTAGAGGCTGGCCAGCAAAATCCCAATGTGGTTGCCCTTTGCGCCGACCTTATTGGTTCATTAAAAATGGATGCCTTTATTAAGGAGTTTCCAGAACGATTTTTTCAGGTAGGTATTGCCGAAGCCAATATGATGGGTATTGCTGCTGGCCTTACTATTGGAGGCAAGATTCCGTTCACCGGTACTTTCGCCAACTTTTCTACGGGAAGGGTCTATGATCAGATTCGTCAGTCAATTGCTTATTCAGGAAAAAACGTGAAGATATGCGCCTCGCATGCTGGTGTAACCCTGGGGGAAGACGGCGCTACGCACCAGATCCTCGAAGACATTGGTATGATGAAGATGCTGCCAGGCATGACAGTTATCAATCCTTGTGACTACAACCAAACCAGGCAGGCTACCGTGGCTATTGCCAAGTATGAAGGGCCTGTATACCTCCGCTTTGGAAGACCCAAAGTCCCAATCTTTATAAAAGAGGACATGCCTTTCGTGATTGGGAAGGCGCTGAAGCTGGTTGAAGGAAGCGACGTCAGTATTTTTGCCACTGGTCACCTTGTTTGGGAAGCTGTTCTTGCAGAAGAAATACTAAGAGAGAAGGGTATTAGCGCCGAGATCATTAACATCCATACCATCAAGCCACTGGACGAGAAGGCCATTCTTGATTCGGTAGCTAAAACAGGCTGCGCAGTGTCTGCTGAAGAGCATCAGATGAACGGCGGCCTTGGTGACAGCATCGCCCAAACCCTTGCAACACACAATCCGCTTCCACAGGAATATGTTGCTGTGAAAGATAGCTTTGGAGAAAGTGGTGTACCTGAACAATTGATGGAAAAATATGGGTTAAATGCCGCTCATATTGTGGAAGCAGCGCTGAAGGCAATTGACAGAAAGCGTAAGAAATAG
- a CDS encoding OmpA family protein: MNRILTSLALLLLTAGTTISQQIQWASTVDYQYNQFADADYSGNTATGEPDAFPLGFLNPRAFRLKDEKAFGSLMLEFEKPQTVQQLAIVESYMPGRVTKIALLDEVGNKYPIYNKEAADINEKFRTLLISIPVTHYAVKRVEIVVDTETIEGWAQIDAVGISNTASASDIKKSLQEKYGRLNFKDEIFFTTAKENLGETVNSLFPEAKPIISADGKTLYFARQNSEGNVGGQSDDQDIYVSYFENGAWTEAENIGEPLNDRFANGVCSVSPDGNTLLLMNSYSTAGATERGVSISRKTPYGWEAPSPVAINNFEPKGKYLDFFMSASEEALIMAYQSKNGGYGDQDLYVSIKQGNNTYAKPRNLGKILNTNKAEFSPFLAPDNKTLYFASNGHGGMGGSDIFYTKRLDDTWTNWSTPVNMGSNINTAEWDAYYSISADGSKAFFTSSDENSIGARDIYSISLENELKPEPVMLVRGKVFNSETNEPIMADIVFETYFEGVKEGMASPNSKTMEYKAILSRGNKYRILAYAEGYMPLDIAIDVQAFDTYTELYKDIYLDPIALGDLITFNNILFNKSTPELLPESGTDLAMLETLLRENPNMVVELAGHTDSWGDVSKNFKLSQERVEVVKNYLAMRGIDAKRLQAKGYGGSQPVASNATEESRQLNRRVEIKVLKIQ; this comes from the coding sequence ATGAATCGCATACTTACATCACTTGCTCTACTTCTTCTAACGGCCGGCACAACGATCTCTCAGCAAATACAGTGGGCTTCAACAGTCGACTATCAGTACAACCAATTTGCCGATGCCGATTACTCAGGCAATACGGCCACAGGCGAACCAGATGCTTTCCCTCTTGGATTTTTAAATCCACGGGCATTCAGACTAAAAGATGAAAAAGCTTTCGGCTCATTAATGCTTGAGTTTGAGAAGCCACAGACTGTTCAGCAGCTTGCCATCGTGGAGAGCTACATGCCAGGCAGGGTTACCAAAATTGCTCTTCTGGACGAGGTTGGTAACAAATATCCTATCTACAATAAAGAGGCCGCTGATATTAACGAAAAATTTCGCACGCTGCTTATCAGCATCCCAGTTACCCATTATGCAGTAAAGCGTGTTGAAATAGTAGTAGACACAGAAACTATCGAAGGATGGGCGCAAATAGATGCCGTAGGAATATCAAACACGGCTTCGGCATCAGACATAAAAAAATCACTTCAGGAAAAATACGGAAGGCTTAATTTCAAAGACGAAATCTTTTTCACTACAGCCAAAGAAAACCTCGGCGAGACTGTCAACTCACTTTTCCCCGAAGCCAAACCGATCATCTCTGCTGATGGAAAGACACTTTACTTTGCCAGACAAAATAGTGAAGGAAATGTTGGTGGTCAGTCGGACGACCAGGACATCTACGTGTCCTACTTCGAAAACGGAGCATGGACTGAAGCAGAAAATATTGGTGAACCTTTGAACGACAGGTTTGCGAATGGTGTGTGCAGTGTTAGCCCAGATGGTAACACCCTCCTGCTGATGAATTCCTACAGCACGGCGGGTGCTACCGAGCGGGGTGTGTCTATCTCAAGAAAAACACCTTACGGATGGGAGGCTCCATCACCAGTAGCCATCAACAACTTTGAACCAAAAGGGAAATACCTCGACTTCTTTATGAGCGCCAGCGAGGAGGCTTTGATCATGGCCTACCAGTCAAAAAACGGAGGGTACGGTGATCAGGATCTTTATGTGAGCATAAAGCAAGGCAACAACACTTATGCGAAGCCAAGAAATCTTGGTAAAATACTTAACACTAACAAAGCTGAGTTCAGTCCTTTTCTTGCCCCTGACAACAAGACTTTATACTTCGCCAGCAACGGTCACGGTGGTATGGGTGGCAGCGACATATTCTACACAAAGAGACTTGACGACACCTGGACTAACTGGAGCACACCAGTAAACATGGGCTCGAACATCAACACAGCCGAATGGGATGCTTACTACTCAATTTCAGCCGATGGCAGCAAGGCATTCTTTACTTCGAGCGACGAGAATAGCATTGGAGCAAGAGACATCTACTCTATTTCTTTAGAAAACGAGTTGAAGCCAGAACCTGTCATGCTGGTAAGAGGCAAAGTATTCAACAGCGAAACCAACGAGCCTATCATGGCCGACATCGTCTTCGAAACCTACTTTGAAGGTGTAAAAGAGGGAATGGCAAGCCCCAACAGCAAGACAATGGAATACAAGGCTATTCTAAGCCGTGGTAACAAATACAGAATCCTGGCTTACGCAGAAGGTTACATGCCACTCGACATTGCTATCGACGTGCAGGCATTCGATACTTACACTGAGCTTTACAAGGACATCTACCTGGACCCGATAGCGCTTGGCGACCTGATCACATTCAACAACATCCTTTTCAATAAATCAACTCCTGAACTACTACCTGAGTCTGGCACAGACCTGGCCATGCTGGAGACACTTCTAAGAGAGAATCCTAATATGGTAGTTGAGCTGGCAGGACACACCGACAGCTGGGGCGACGTTAGTAAAAATTTCAAACTGTCTCAGGAGCGTGTAGAAGTGGTGAAAAACTACCTGGCTATGAGAGGCATTGACGCCAAAAGATTGCAGGCAAAAGGTTACGGAGGCAGCCAGCCAGTGGCAAGCAACGCCACCGAAGAATCGAGACAGCTTAACCGACGAGTAGAAATTAAAGTATTAAAGATCCAGTGA
- a CDS encoding aspartate aminotransferase family protein codes for MLSNRQLFQQHLAQTSEFPLMTEVEKAEGIYLYTPEGKRIIDLISGIGVSNIGHRHPKVVAAIKAQVDKYLHVMVYGEFVESPQVKLAKALSDTLPAPLDNIFLVNSGSEAVEGALKLAKRFTGKPNLVSCFSSYHGSSHGALSVTGDEGFKQKFRPLLPGVRHITFGHIPDLNVIDEYTAAVIIETVQGEAGVKSAGREYFKALRQRCTEAGALLILDEIQCGFGRTGSFWAFEQYDIVPDIVVAAKGMGGGMPIGAFMSSKKVMHVLTDNPVLGHITTFGGHPVSAAASLATLEVIQEQKLFAQAENKAMLFKKLLKHPFIREIRNNGLMMAVQFESFDILKPILDLCLERGVLSDWFLFNNSAMRIAPPLTIDTREIGEACDIILGAIKDA; via the coding sequence ATGCTTTCCAACAGACAACTCTTTCAGCAGCATCTCGCCCAAACTTCCGAGTTTCCTTTAATGACCGAAGTAGAAAAAGCCGAAGGCATTTACCTCTACACCCCGGAGGGTAAAAGAATCATCGACCTGATCTCGGGCATTGGCGTTAGCAATATCGGGCACCGCCACCCCAAAGTGGTGGCCGCCATCAAAGCGCAGGTAGACAAATATCTGCATGTGATGGTTTACGGAGAGTTTGTCGAAAGCCCGCAGGTGAAGCTGGCCAAAGCTTTATCAGACACACTTCCAGCCCCTCTCGATAATATCTTTCTGGTCAACTCGGGCAGCGAGGCAGTGGAGGGCGCTCTCAAACTCGCCAAGCGCTTCACAGGAAAACCTAACCTGGTCTCCTGCTTCTCATCTTACCACGGCAGTAGCCACGGCGCATTATCGGTAACCGGCGACGAAGGCTTCAAACAAAAGTTCAGGCCACTATTGCCAGGCGTCAGGCATATCACTTTTGGTCACATCCCCGACCTGAATGTGATCGATGAGTACACTGCTGCGGTCATCATCGAAACGGTGCAAGGTGAAGCTGGCGTAAAATCCGCTGGCCGGGAGTATTTCAAAGCCTTAAGGCAGCGATGCACCGAAGCGGGTGCCTTACTCATATTAGACGAAATTCAATGCGGCTTTGGCAGGACTGGCAGCTTCTGGGCATTTGAGCAGTATGACATTGTGCCGGACATTGTGGTAGCGGCTAAGGGTATGGGCGGCGGCATGCCCATAGGCGCCTTTATGTCTTCGAAAAAAGTCATGCATGTGCTTACCGACAACCCTGTGCTTGGGCACATCACCACCTTTGGGGGGCATCCCGTTTCTGCAGCGGCTTCGCTGGCCACCCTTGAAGTAATTCAGGAACAAAAACTATTTGCTCAGGCTGAGAACAAAGCAATGCTTTTTAAAAAGCTCCTGAAGCATCCTTTTATTCGGGAAATTAGAAACAATGGGCTAATGATGGCGGTTCAGTTTGAAAGTTTTGATATACTTAAACCAATTCTCGATCTTTGCCTTGAACGAGGTGTGCTTTCAGACTGGTTCCTGTTCAACAACAGTGCCATGCGAATTGCTCCACCACTTACCATAGACACCAGGGAGATCGGGGAAGCCTGCGACATAATATTGGGCGCTATCAAAGACGCCTAG